The following coding sequences lie in one Alloacidobacterium dinghuense genomic window:
- a CDS encoding glycosyl hydrolase 2 galactose-binding domain-containing protein has translation MLKRLAISCAVVLMLGTMVPLACAAVSPSMVLAEGWRLQSACKVQASGETISTMTYHPEGWNQTTVPATVLAAQVAAGIYKDPYHGTNLRDIPGTSYPLGNNFSNLPMPDDSPYRCGWWYRREFVIPALEKGRTLWLRFKGINYRADIWVNGKRIADSSQVAGAYRTYEFDVTDNVVIGKPNVVAVETFAPTEKDLGINWVDWNPCPPDKDMGIWGAVDLVTRGSVVLRSPMAVTHFTDASLKQANLTVYAELHNASDKPASGIVSGTVAGIRIEQQVNLAPHEDKTVVFDPETYTQLKLNNPNVWWPYQMGTPYLEALTLRFTAGGEVSDEQSVRFGIREITSELTDKGYRLFRVNGKPILIRGAGWSQDMLLREDPKRLREQFMLVRDMHLNTIRLEGKLETDDFFQLADEQGILVMLGWCCCDQWEHWKNWTPENYEVAKASLQAQILRIRHHASLLVWLNGSDNPPPADVEQMYLDVEARMHWPNPILSSASARPTTVSGRSGVKMSGPYDYVAPSYWYVDTDKHGGGYGFNTETSPGPAIPNISSLRKFIPEDQMWPATSASWSLHNGGGKFKTLTVFDDAMKATYNPPDDLNAYVRVAQAMTYNGERAMFEAYSRNKYTSTGVIQWMLNNAWPSNIWHLYDYYLDAGGGYYGTKKACEPLHVQYSYDDHSIVVVNGTYQQSPRLSVTAKVYDFNLKELFSKESDITIDADAVQKAISIPDDVFTGSSKVFFVDLALKNDVGEILSRNFYWVPSSLTTFDWSKTDYTHTPAIQHEDMTELISLPKAKVEARLTNAEDGKTLQIRLHNDSKVLAFQVAVAARDVHDEDIVPVVWSDDYVELMPGESRVLTAKLPSHALENATIVVSGWNIPDLRLHLSTAKTVATAGISAR, from the coding sequence ATGCTGAAAAGGTTGGCGATCAGTTGTGCTGTTGTTCTGATGCTAGGTACGATGGTTCCCCTCGCCTGCGCCGCTGTCTCTCCGTCGATGGTTCTTGCCGAGGGATGGCGCCTGCAGTCGGCGTGCAAGGTGCAAGCTTCCGGCGAGACTATTTCAACGATGACCTATCATCCTGAGGGATGGAATCAGACGACCGTGCCGGCCACGGTGCTTGCTGCGCAGGTGGCGGCTGGCATTTACAAAGACCCGTACCATGGTACGAATCTGCGCGATATTCCGGGAACAAGCTATCCGCTTGGAAATAACTTCTCGAATCTGCCGATGCCCGATGATAGTCCGTATCGCTGTGGCTGGTGGTATCGCAGGGAGTTTGTCATACCTGCGTTGGAGAAGGGGCGCACGTTATGGCTTCGCTTCAAGGGCATTAACTACCGAGCCGACATCTGGGTGAACGGGAAACGCATTGCCGACTCTTCGCAGGTTGCAGGTGCGTATCGCACCTATGAATTCGACGTTACTGACAATGTTGTTATCGGCAAACCGAATGTTGTCGCTGTAGAGACATTTGCGCCTACTGAGAAAGACCTCGGCATTAACTGGGTGGATTGGAATCCGTGCCCGCCCGATAAAGACATGGGCATATGGGGCGCAGTTGACCTTGTGACCAGGGGATCGGTTGTTTTGCGATCACCCATGGCTGTAACGCATTTCACGGATGCTTCTCTAAAGCAGGCGAATCTAACTGTATATGCTGAACTGCACAATGCAAGCGATAAACCGGCAAGCGGAATCGTAAGCGGTACAGTTGCTGGAATTCGCATCGAGCAACAGGTCAATCTTGCTCCGCATGAAGATAAGACAGTCGTCTTCGATCCTGAAACTTACACGCAGCTGAAGCTCAACAATCCGAATGTCTGGTGGCCATATCAGATGGGGACACCGTACCTTGAGGCGCTCACTCTGAGATTTACCGCGGGCGGCGAAGTCTCCGACGAGCAATCCGTGCGTTTTGGGATTCGTGAAATTACATCTGAGCTTACCGACAAGGGCTATCGGCTCTTTCGCGTGAACGGCAAGCCGATTCTGATTCGCGGAGCTGGCTGGTCGCAGGACATGCTGCTGCGAGAAGATCCAAAGCGGTTGCGAGAGCAATTCATGCTCGTACGCGACATGCACCTGAACACGATCCGGCTGGAAGGCAAGCTGGAGACGGACGACTTCTTTCAACTTGCCGACGAGCAGGGGATTCTCGTGATGCTGGGCTGGTGCTGCTGCGATCAATGGGAACACTGGAAGAATTGGACACCAGAAAACTATGAGGTGGCGAAGGCGTCGCTGCAAGCACAGATCCTGCGCATCCGCCACCATGCGAGCCTGCTGGTGTGGTTGAACGGGAGCGACAATCCCCCACCGGCTGATGTCGAGCAGATGTATCTCGACGTTGAGGCGCGGATGCATTGGCCGAATCCAATTCTGTCATCGGCGTCCGCTAGACCAACGACGGTGAGCGGAAGAAGCGGAGTAAAGATGAGCGGGCCATACGACTATGTAGCTCCGTCGTATTGGTACGTAGACACGGACAAGCATGGCGGCGGGTACGGCTTCAATACGGAGACGAGCCCCGGGCCGGCAATCCCGAACATCAGCAGCCTGCGTAAATTCATACCTGAGGATCAGATGTGGCCTGCGACGAGTGCTTCATGGTCGCTCCACAATGGCGGGGGGAAATTCAAGACGCTTACCGTCTTCGATGACGCGATGAAGGCGACCTACAACCCGCCGGATGATTTGAACGCCTATGTTCGTGTGGCGCAGGCCATGACTTACAACGGCGAACGTGCCATGTTCGAGGCATATTCGCGAAACAAATACACATCGACTGGCGTGATTCAGTGGATGCTCAACAACGCGTGGCCTTCGAATATCTGGCATTTGTATGACTATTATCTGGACGCAGGCGGAGGGTATTACGGCACGAAGAAGGCATGCGAGCCGCTGCACGTGCAGTATTCCTATGATGATCACAGCATTGTCGTAGTCAACGGCACCTATCAGCAATCACCACGTCTTTCGGTAACGGCCAAAGTCTACGATTTCAATCTCAAGGAGCTTTTCAGCAAGGAGTCTGACATTACGATTGACGCGGATGCCGTGCAGAAAGCAATCTCAATCCCTGATGATGTATTCACCGGATCTTCTAAGGTGTTTTTTGTTGATCTCGCATTGAAAAATGATGTGGGAGAGATTCTCAGCCGAAACTTCTATTGGGTGCCATCAAGTTTGACGACATTCGATTGGAGCAAGACGGACTACACGCACACTCCGGCGATTCAACATGAGGATATGACGGAGTTGATATCTCTCCCGAAGGCCAAGGTCGAGGCCCGACTAACAAATGCAGAAGATGGAAAAACGCTACAGATACGGTTACATAATGATTCGAAGGTCCTGGCATTTCAGGTAGCGGTAGCTGCGCGCGATGTTCATGATGAGGACATTGTGCCTGTCGTGTGGTCTGATGACTACGTAGAACTCATGCCGGGCGAATCCCGCGTCTTGACCGCAAAACTCCCCTCGCATGCACTGGAAAACGCGACCATCGTCGTATCAGGATGGAATATTCCCGATCTAAGGCTGCATCTTTCGACTGCAAAAACAGTAGCGACCGCCGGAATTTCGGCTAGATAA
- the thpR gene encoding RNA 2',3'-cyclic phosphodiesterase: MRLFVGIALTSEVQEGLESWLSALRNTFPKLRWSEPKQWHVTVQFLGQTEEARYACVVEQLRGLRAHPVSIQIDQPGFFERAGIFHVSVLTAASLIELHDQAEAALATCGFEPELRPYSPHITLARRKGRGFSHDFEQLKKSVQKLPPMRLPSIQAKEFLLYQSFTDPSGSRYEVRERFPLM, from the coding sequence GTGCGTCTCTTTGTGGGCATTGCGTTGACGAGTGAAGTGCAGGAAGGGCTCGAATCATGGCTAAGCGCTCTTCGAAATACATTTCCAAAGTTACGTTGGTCTGAGCCGAAGCAATGGCATGTGACTGTGCAATTCCTCGGCCAAACAGAAGAAGCCCGTTACGCCTGTGTTGTCGAGCAGTTGCGAGGACTTCGTGCGCATCCGGTGAGTATCCAGATCGACCAGCCGGGATTCTTTGAGCGCGCAGGTATCTTTCATGTTTCAGTGCTGACAGCGGCGTCGCTGATTGAGTTGCATGATCAGGCAGAGGCTGCGCTTGCAACATGCGGTTTTGAACCGGAGCTCCGCCCTTATTCTCCACATATCACGCTGGCGCGCAGAAAGGGACGCGGTTTCTCACATGACTTCGAGCAGTTGAAGAAGAGCGTTCAGAAACTTCCTCCGATGAGGCTGCCCTCTATTCAGGCGAAGGAGTTTCTTCTTTATCAGAGCTTCACTGATCCAAGCGGGTCAAGATACGAAGTGCGCGAACGCTTTCCACTGATGTAA
- a CDS encoding LacI family DNA-binding transcriptional regulator, giving the protein MAGRRHTSNRVTIVDVARKSGFSPSTVSIVLNEAPLSRYVAAKTKEHIRKIAQAMGYRPDAFARSLRSRRSHTIGVMIFDISDPFCTLILRGIEKTLHPTRYLPIIMDAHNERKLFEGYLEMLLDRRVEGLIVVANWLFAETDLLADMEKHSIPTVVIGRDLTSSHISSVLVDNAVGAYAALDHLYELGHRKIAFIRGPASLHDSVNRWRGIEKFAAERELELDPKLIRELPEILEANSGFDGGVDLTADLIRSHQKFTALMAFDDVTALGSLRALMQAGVRVPEDCSVIGFDGVPPAAFCTPAITTICQPMEEMGMMGTEWVLKSIDKDEDRNASAPVLKLLPPAVLVRGSTRSCITS; this is encoded by the coding sequence TTGGCTGGTCGCAGGCATACAAGTAACCGGGTAACAATTGTCGATGTAGCTCGCAAGAGCGGTTTCTCGCCATCTACCGTTTCGATTGTCCTGAACGAAGCGCCGCTTTCCCGCTATGTAGCCGCGAAGACGAAGGAGCATATTCGCAAGATTGCACAGGCGATGGGTTATCGGCCGGACGCTTTCGCGCGTTCTCTGCGGAGCAGGCGTAGTCACACGATCGGTGTAATGATCTTCGACATCTCCGATCCCTTCTGCACGCTGATTTTGCGTGGTATTGAGAAGACCCTGCATCCGACCCGATATCTGCCGATCATTATGGATGCGCACAACGAGCGAAAACTGTTTGAGGGCTACCTTGAAATGTTGCTCGACCGGCGTGTCGAGGGGTTGATCGTCGTGGCGAACTGGCTCTTCGCGGAAACCGATCTGCTGGCTGACATGGAGAAGCACAGCATTCCGACTGTGGTGATCGGGCGCGATCTGACATCAAGCCACATCAGCTCTGTTCTGGTTGACAACGCGGTCGGAGCCTATGCTGCACTGGATCATCTCTATGAACTCGGGCATAGAAAAATCGCTTTTATTCGTGGACCGGCGAGCCTGCATGACAGCGTGAATCGCTGGCGAGGCATCGAGAAGTTTGCTGCCGAACGGGAGCTCGAACTCGATCCGAAGCTCATCCGGGAATTGCCGGAGATACTTGAAGCGAACTCGGGATTTGATGGCGGCGTGGACTTGACGGCCGACCTGATCCGCTCGCATCAAAAGTTCACGGCGCTGATGGCCTTCGATGATGTGACGGCTTTAGGATCATTGCGCGCATTGATGCAGGCAGGTGTGCGCGTGCCCGAGGACTGCTCGGTGATTGGCTTTGATGGCGTTCCGCCCGCGGCCTTCTGCACGCCTGCGATTACCACCATCTGCCAACCCATGGAGGAAATGGGCATGATGGGCACTGAGTGGGTCTTGAAGTCGATTGACAAGGATGAAGACCGTAATGCGAGTGCACCTGTTTTGAAGCTTTTGCCGCCCGCCGTTCTTGTTCGCGGTTCAACGCGCTCCTGTATAACCTCCTGA
- a CDS encoding glycoside hydrolase family 2 TIM barrel-domain containing protein: protein MDRRNFMKTSGALLAGAAVRGNVFAEEQGGQGRMVLAMNRGWRYSPKFVDGGHDAAFDDSKLDRVVVPHTNLPLPWHGFDDKEYEFISLYRRKFQLPGEAKGKRVFVDFEGVMTASTVWINGQRLGEYKGGYTPFSFELTTHLNFDGYNVLAVDVDSTERPDIPPFGYQIDYLTFGGIYREVSLRVVPSTFIENIFAQPKDVMSGSPSLDVLCYLQQLEATRDALTIEATLLDGDSVVAKATQKVPASAASTEPLSHTITFGKLNGITLWDLKNPKLYTVKIRLLRGSQFVDEDSRRIGFREAQFTDHGFELNGKVIKLRGLDRHQTFPFVGQAMPGRVQRRDAYILRKQYHCNIVRTSHYPQSRHFLDACDEYGLLVLEEIPGWQHIGDKAWQDISVDNVSRMIRRDWNHPSIVLWGVRINESRDNHDFYVRTNAMAHKLDPTRQTGGIRNFQGSEFLEDVFTVNDFGWPLKPPNHPRYLNTEFVGHTFPTKTIDENSRQREHTIRHARVHNQLASNPQYAGGIGWCAFDYNTHYDFGSGDRICYHGLFDIFREPKPAAGFYKSQCDPEDEIVLEPAFHWAMGDESVRFTVAMVCSNCDHLKFFVRYGGDWKQIAELDPDREQFEHLKYPPFSLDLTKIDGDDSWLKWGDLRIDGYLKGKQMISKTLSGLGVDQKFSILADDHELGADGADTTRVVLRVTDEYDAIRPYANDPIVLTLEGPAELIGDNPFGLIGGTGAVWVRARQEPGTVRLTAKHPRLGTQTVEIVIRPVAAETI, encoded by the coding sequence ATGGACAGACGCAATTTCATGAAAACGAGCGGCGCGCTTCTTGCGGGAGCAGCTGTTCGCGGCAATGTATTTGCTGAGGAGCAGGGCGGGCAGGGCAGGATGGTGCTCGCGATGAATCGCGGATGGCGATACAGCCCGAAGTTCGTAGATGGCGGTCATGATGCGGCGTTCGACGATTCGAAATTGGATCGCGTTGTGGTGCCGCACACGAACCTACCGTTGCCCTGGCATGGGTTCGATGACAAGGAGTATGAGTTTATCTCGCTCTATCGCAGGAAATTTCAGCTGCCTGGCGAGGCGAAGGGCAAAAGGGTCTTTGTCGATTTTGAAGGCGTAATGACGGCTTCGACGGTATGGATTAACGGGCAGCGGCTTGGAGAGTATAAGGGCGGATACACGCCGTTTTCGTTTGAACTAACAACACATTTGAATTTCGACGGCTACAACGTGCTTGCCGTCGATGTGGATTCGACCGAGAGGCCGGACATTCCTCCGTTCGGATATCAGATTGACTATCTGACGTTTGGCGGGATTTATCGCGAAGTGTCGCTGCGCGTCGTCCCATCGACCTTTATTGAGAATATTTTCGCCCAGCCCAAAGATGTGATGAGTGGAAGCCCTTCGCTCGATGTGCTGTGCTACCTGCAACAGCTTGAAGCAACCCGCGATGCGCTGACGATCGAGGCGACGCTGCTTGATGGCGACAGCGTGGTTGCGAAAGCTACGCAGAAGGTTCCGGCTTCAGCGGCTTCGACTGAACCCCTGAGTCATACGATTACGTTTGGCAAGCTGAATGGCATTACGCTGTGGGATTTGAAGAATCCAAAGCTCTATACGGTGAAGATACGTCTGTTGCGTGGTTCGCAGTTCGTCGACGAAGATTCACGACGTATCGGATTTCGCGAGGCGCAGTTTACCGATCATGGGTTTGAGCTGAATGGCAAAGTCATCAAACTGCGCGGGCTCGATCGCCACCAGACTTTTCCGTTTGTAGGGCAGGCGATGCCCGGGCGCGTGCAGCGCCGCGATGCGTATATTCTGCGAAAACAGTATCACTGCAATATCGTGCGCACGTCGCACTATCCGCAATCGCGGCATTTTCTGGATGCTTGCGACGAATATGGGTTGTTGGTGCTGGAAGAGATTCCAGGCTGGCAGCACATCGGCGATAAGGCATGGCAGGATATTTCCGTCGACAACGTGAGCCGGATGATTCGGCGCGATTGGAACCATCCTTCAATTGTGTTGTGGGGCGTGCGTATCAATGAGTCACGCGATAATCACGACTTTTATGTTCGGACGAATGCGATGGCGCACAAGCTCGATCCAACGCGGCAAACAGGCGGAATCCGCAATTTTCAGGGATCGGAGTTTCTGGAGGACGTCTTCACGGTGAACGATTTCGGCTGGCCTCTGAAACCGCCGAATCATCCCCGGTATCTGAATACGGAGTTTGTGGGGCACACTTTCCCGACGAAGACGATCGACGAAAATTCGCGGCAGCGCGAGCACACGATTCGGCATGCGCGCGTGCACAATCAACTTGCATCGAATCCGCAGTATGCGGGTGGGATTGGGTGGTGCGCGTTTGATTACAACACGCATTATGATTTTGGATCGGGCGATCGCATCTGTTATCACGGCTTGTTTGATATCTTCCGCGAGCCGAAGCCGGCAGCCGGGTTCTACAAATCGCAGTGCGATCCGGAAGATGAGATTGTGCTGGAGCCGGCATTTCACTGGGCTATGGGTGATGAGTCGGTGCGCTTTACGGTGGCGATGGTCTGCTCGAACTGCGACCACCTGAAATTCTTCGTCAGATATGGGGGCGACTGGAAGCAGATTGCCGAATTGGATCCGGACCGCGAGCAGTTCGAGCATCTCAAATATCCGCCGTTCAGCCTCGATCTGACGAAGATCGACGGCGATGATAGCTGGCTGAAGTGGGGCGATCTTCGCATTGATGGCTATTTGAAGGGCAAACAGATGATTTCAAAAACGCTCTCCGGCCTGGGCGTCGATCAGAAGTTTTCCATCCTTGCTGACGATCATGAACTTGGCGCTGACGGGGCTGATACGACGCGTGTTGTTCTGCGCGTGACGGATGAATACGATGCAATTCGTCCTTATGCGAACGATCCGATCGTGTTGACCTTGGAAGGCCCCGCCGAGTTGATCGGGGATAATCCGTTCGGGCTGATTGGTGGCACGGGTGCGGTTTGGGTTCGCGCCAGGCAAGAGCCGGGCACCGTGCGATTGACGGCAAAACATCCCAGGCTGGGAACCCAGACTGTCGAGATTGTGATCCGTCCGGTGGCTGCCGAAACGATTTAG
- a CDS encoding phytoene desaturase family protein — translation MTSNHFSPTANSLGKIGLPAPLRELAQRQWDSIIVGAGHNGLACAAYLARAGKRVLVLESRERIGGACTIEEPFPGVRMSPCAYLAGLLHPLVVEELQLPQRGFTWTPAVNGLFVPFLDGTSIQLWDDDAQCEDEIRRFSSSDVEGWRAMSDAIRRLRDALRPAGDGDTWIGDAPTREQIEDRLGNDDEAIKLLFEWSMAELVQHYLHDERLQVAYLGQGVIGTNASPFDPGTASIRFHHSSGRLGGMPGMWGYVKGGMGMVSFYFCDAAREAGAVVAAGVPVARILPGEGVLLDGGERINAPIVISNADPRRTLRMLDGSSDAAWKAKVESVPIEGCTVKLNVLLWELPNFTSRPGTMEPHHLGQINAPLTKAEWKHGYAAARGGQLPEHLWCELYFQSAHDASVVPHGQHTMSVFAQYVPYTFKEGTWDDRRAEVRKAALDSIGRFCSNMDTAVIDAQVLGPPDIEEKVGLTGGHIFQGECLPQYMWSNRLSARTPMPGVYLCGACTHPGGSVIGINGRNAAMAVLKDMAQK, via the coding sequence ATGACCAGCAATCATTTCTCACCTACAGCAAATTCTCTTGGAAAGATTGGGCTACCTGCGCCCCTCAGGGAACTGGCTCAACGTCAGTGGGATTCCATCATTGTAGGCGCCGGACACAACGGCCTCGCATGCGCAGCGTATCTCGCACGCGCAGGTAAGCGCGTTCTTGTGCTGGAAAGCCGCGAGCGCATCGGTGGCGCCTGCACGATTGAAGAGCCATTCCCCGGAGTGCGCATGTCGCCGTGCGCGTATCTGGCGGGACTGCTGCACCCGCTCGTAGTCGAGGAACTACAACTGCCGCAACGTGGCTTTACATGGACGCCCGCGGTGAATGGCCTCTTTGTACCCTTTCTCGACGGCACCAGCATTCAGCTCTGGGATGATGATGCACAGTGCGAGGATGAGATCCGACGTTTCAGCAGCAGTGACGTCGAAGGTTGGCGGGCCATGAGCGACGCCATCCGACGGTTGCGCGACGCATTGCGTCCAGCGGGTGACGGCGATACATGGATTGGCGATGCGCCGACGCGCGAGCAGATTGAAGATCGGCTGGGAAACGATGATGAAGCGATCAAGCTGCTTTTCGAGTGGTCGATGGCGGAACTTGTCCAGCATTATCTGCACGACGAGCGGTTGCAGGTCGCGTACTTAGGGCAAGGTGTGATCGGCACGAACGCCAGTCCGTTCGACCCCGGCACAGCTTCGATTCGCTTTCATCACTCTTCAGGAAGACTCGGGGGTATGCCGGGCATGTGGGGATACGTGAAGGGCGGAATGGGAATGGTCTCGTTCTACTTTTGCGATGCCGCGCGCGAGGCGGGAGCAGTGGTTGCAGCCGGAGTTCCAGTCGCGCGCATTCTTCCTGGAGAGGGTGTGCTGCTTGACGGCGGCGAGCGGATCAATGCGCCGATTGTGATTTCCAATGCCGATCCTCGCCGGACGCTGCGCATGTTGGATGGTTCCAGTGATGCCGCGTGGAAGGCCAAGGTCGAATCGGTTCCTATTGAAGGCTGCACGGTGAAGCTGAATGTGCTGTTGTGGGAGCTGCCGAACTTCACTTCACGCCCCGGAACGATGGAGCCACATCATCTGGGCCAGATCAACGCACCGCTTACCAAGGCCGAGTGGAAACATGGCTACGCTGCGGCGCGTGGCGGACAGTTGCCTGAACATCTCTGGTGTGAGCTCTACTTCCAGAGCGCGCATGACGCCAGCGTTGTTCCCCACGGGCAGCACACGATGAGCGTCTTTGCGCAGTATGTGCCATACACTTTCAAGGAAGGCACGTGGGACGACCGCCGTGCTGAAGTGCGAAAGGCGGCCCTGGACTCCATTGGACGATTCTGCAGCAACATGGATACGGCGGTGATCGACGCGCAGGTGCTGGGGCCTCCGGATATCGAAGAAAAAGTCGGACTAACTGGCGGGCATATCTTTCAGGGTGAATGCCTGCCGCAGTATATGTGGTCGAACCGTCTCAGCGCGCGGACGCCGATGCCGGGCGTCTATCTCTGCGGAGCGTGCACGCATCCTGGTGGCAGCGTGATCGGAATCAACGGGCGCAATGCTGCGATGGCGGTGCTGAAAGACATGGCGCAGAAATAG
- a CDS encoding APC family permease, giving the protein MPETPTPCALKRELGLFDLVLFYVAGGLSLRWIATAAAAGPSTIVVWIFACLCFFVPLAACVLELSSRYPEEGGLYVWTQRAFGDFSGFIAAWTYWMSNLPYFPAVLYFGAGSALFALGKRGEHLTNEPKYYMLFALSWLALITLLNIFGLRRVKWLNNCSTIGTWIPVVVLLGLGAIFASRYGSATSFAGAQLIPHADLKNAIFWSTIFFAFGGVETGSFMGEEIKDPRRTIPRSIVIAGALIVLCYVAGTIAMLIALPSSAITGVGGFVSAISLMCTKLSLGWLITPVALLVVFNSIGSATAYLSSTSRLPFVAGIDRYLPPVFGRVHPRWCTPWIAIGAYGLVGMLCALLSQAGTTVRSAYDVLVSMSIITYFIPFAFLFASMIRLQREPAPAGTILIPGGKPVAIVLASLGLLTTLLTIVLSVIPPDEEPNKPLAVMKVIGSTIFLVSAGVAIYYASNRRLRRATALYPVEKQ; this is encoded by the coding sequence ATGCCGGAAACACCGACCCCATGTGCGCTCAAGCGCGAACTAGGCCTCTTCGATCTCGTCCTCTTTTACGTTGCAGGAGGGTTGAGCCTTCGCTGGATCGCCACTGCCGCGGCTGCTGGCCCGAGCACGATTGTCGTCTGGATTTTCGCCTGTCTTTGCTTCTTCGTGCCGCTTGCGGCGTGCGTGCTTGAACTGTCTTCACGCTATCCGGAAGAAGGCGGTCTGTACGTCTGGACGCAGCGCGCCTTCGGCGATTTCTCCGGCTTCATAGCGGCGTGGACGTACTGGATGAGCAATCTGCCGTACTTTCCCGCCGTGCTTTATTTCGGCGCGGGCAGTGCATTGTTTGCGCTGGGCAAGCGTGGCGAGCACCTGACCAATGAGCCAAAGTATTACATGCTGTTCGCGCTGTCATGGCTTGCACTCATCACGCTGCTGAATATTTTCGGGCTAAGGCGGGTTAAGTGGCTGAACAACTGCAGCACCATTGGCACATGGATCCCCGTGGTTGTTTTGCTGGGGCTCGGCGCCATCTTTGCCAGCCGATATGGTTCAGCAACGAGTTTCGCCGGGGCACAGCTCATTCCACACGCCGATCTGAAAAATGCCATCTTCTGGTCGACAATCTTTTTTGCCTTCGGCGGGGTTGAAACCGGCTCGTTTATGGGTGAAGAGATCAAGGATCCACGTCGGACGATTCCACGCTCAATTGTCATTGCTGGCGCTTTGATCGTGCTGTGCTACGTGGCCGGAACGATTGCCATGCTGATTGCGCTGCCAAGTTCCGCTATCACTGGAGTGGGTGGATTCGTGAGCGCGATTTCCCTGATGTGCACGAAGTTGAGTCTGGGATGGCTCATCACTCCTGTTGCTCTGCTCGTGGTCTTCAACAGTATTGGCAGTGCGACAGCCTATCTGTCTTCGACATCAAGACTGCCTTTTGTTGCCGGTATCGATCGCTATCTGCCGCCGGTTTTTGGACGCGTGCACCCGCGCTGGTGTACTCCGTGGATTGCCATTGGAGCGTATGGGCTTGTGGGAATGCTATGCGCGTTGCTCAGCCAGGCGGGAACGACGGTGCGCAGCGCATATGACGTGCTGGTGAGCATGTCGATCATCACCTACTTCATTCCGTTCGCGTTTCTTTTTGCTTCTATGATCCGGCTGCAGCGCGAGCCCGCTCCGGCGGGAACGATCCTTATTCCCGGCGGAAAGCCGGTTGCAATTGTGCTCGCTTCACTCGGCTTGTTGACAACACTGCTGACGATCGTGCTCTCCGTGATTCCACCAGACGAAGAACCGAACAAACCCCTCGCTGTGATGAAGGTGATCGGTTCTACAATCTTCCTGGTCAGCGCTGGTGTTGCCATTTATTACGCCTCCAATCGGCGGCTTCGACGCGCTACCGCTCTTTATCCAGTCGAAAAGCAGTAG